One window from the genome of Crassostrea angulata isolate pt1a10 chromosome 2, ASM2561291v2, whole genome shotgun sequence encodes:
- the LOC128173404 gene encoding uncharacterized protein LOC128173404 — MEVKLIVFFCFCFLPTLKGLSLDKRFLGLFGLSVSNPADLSGLYNIKVPGDATGYLDISHQQQSAGATGTGYVQHQGQNGPGSFTMQSGSSGVNTLPGKCDQVITSLCPVDCKEIDAVTGCVTCKSGCGLNTNAPTSSPVKIPSSTTASPMCPAFPPTCPRGHVAIVNGCPICTAHLTTTQQTTTAQAQLTCAPVRCTAPCNKGIMLGADGCPACVC, encoded by the exons ATGGAGGTCAAActcattgttttcttttgtttttgttttcttcctACTTTAAAAG GTCTCTCTCTGGATAAGAGGTTCCTGGGACTGTTCGGTCTCTCGGTGTCCAATCCTGCGGATCTTTCCGGGCTTTACAACATTAAGGTTCCCGGAGACGCCACGGGTTATCTTGACATCAGCCATCAACAGCAAAGCGCGGGCGCAACCGGAACCGGTTATGTTCAACATCAAGGACAAAACGGTCCCGGAT CGTTTACCATGCAATCCGGCAGTTCCGGTGTAAATACTTTACCTGGTAAATGTGACCAGGTCATAACATCTCTATGTCCTGTGGATTGCAAGGAAATTGATGCCGTGACTGGATGTGTCACGTGTAAATCTGGATGCg GATTAAATACCAACGCTCCAACAAGCAGTCCGGTCAAGATACCATCCTCAACGACAG CCTCGCCGATGTGCCCTGCTTTTCCTCCCACCTGTCCGAGAGGTCACGTGGCTATTGTTAACGGATGTCCTATTTGTAcag CTCACCTAACAACGACACAACAAACTACAACAGCGCAGGCGCAACTGACATGCGCACCAGTCAGATGTACAGCACCGTGTAACAAGGGAATCATGCTGGGAGCTGACGGGTGTCCAGCCTGTGTTTGCTGA